The Palleronia sp. THAF1 genome window below encodes:
- a CDS encoding alpha-glucosidase family protein gives MAFVEPTEDRPVVAAAGDPDWWRGAVIYQVYPRSFQDTNNDGIGDLSGIIHRMEYLSKLGVDAIWISPFFKSPMLDFGYDISGFRDVDPMFGSMGDFDALIERAHSLGIKILIDLVLSHTSMEHRWFRESRTSRDNPKADWYVWADPKPDGSPPNNWLSIFGGSAWEWEGERMQYYLHNFLIEQPDLNFHNPDVQDELLNIARFWLDRGVDGFRLDVVNFYFHDAQLRDNPALKPEDRNDNTAPAVNPYNFQDHLYSKTQPENLAFLERLRGVMDEYPAITSVGEIGESQRGMETQNAYTSNGRLHMAYDFDFLSTVYPSGGRIRQVLEKFDRIVTEGWACWAFSNHDVVRHATRFDLNVSQRKLYAAILMTLKGTVCLYQGEELGFTEAYVGYEDLQDPYGKRFWPKFKGRDGCRTPIAWNRDHHGGFSDVRPWLPVALEHVENAASSQERDPGSVLSFYRAFIAFRRTQPALAKGDLKVLEADDDRLIFRREHDGQTVWVAFNLTDSDMTVALPDGNWDLLDDAPFTHQEDDDTVVLPAWQGAFATPRH, from the coding sequence ATGGCATTCGTCGAACCCACCGAAGATCGGCCCGTCGTGGCCGCCGCTGGCGATCCGGATTGGTGGCGGGGCGCGGTGATCTATCAGGTCTACCCGCGCTCTTTCCAGGACACGAACAACGACGGCATCGGTGATCTTTCGGGCATCATCCACCGGATGGAATACCTGTCGAAACTCGGTGTTGATGCGATCTGGATTTCGCCCTTCTTCAAAAGCCCGATGCTGGATTTCGGCTACGACATCTCTGGCTTTCGCGATGTTGACCCGATGTTCGGTTCCATGGGTGACTTCGATGCGCTGATCGAACGGGCACACAGCCTTGGCATCAAGATCCTGATCGACCTGGTGCTGTCCCATACCTCGATGGAGCATCGCTGGTTCCGCGAAAGCCGCACCAGCCGCGACAACCCCAAGGCGGATTGGTACGTCTGGGCCGATCCAAAGCCGGACGGCTCGCCCCCCAACAACTGGCTGTCGATCTTCGGCGGGTCCGCGTGGGAGTGGGAAGGCGAGCGGATGCAGTATTATCTGCACAACTTCCTGATCGAACAGCCCGACCTGAATTTCCATAACCCGGATGTGCAGGACGAACTGCTGAACATCGCTCGGTTCTGGCTGGATCGGGGCGTGGATGGCTTCCGTCTGGACGTGGTGAACTTCTACTTCCACGACGCGCAATTGCGTGACAATCCGGCACTGAAGCCAGAGGATCGCAACGACAACACCGCGCCCGCGGTGAACCCCTACAATTTCCAGGATCACCTGTATTCCAAGACCCAGCCCGAAAACCTGGCCTTCCTGGAACGCTTGCGCGGCGTGATGGACGAATACCCCGCTATCACCAGTGTGGGCGAGATCGGTGAAAGCCAGCGTGGTATGGAAACGCAGAACGCCTACACATCGAACGGGCGGTTGCACATGGCCTATGACTTCGACTTCCTGTCGACGGTCTATCCATCCGGCGGTCGTATCCGGCAGGTGTTGGAAAAGTTCGACCGTATCGTGACCGAAGGCTGGGCTTGCTGGGCGTTTTCCAACCACGACGTCGTGCGCCACGCCACGCGTTTTGATCTGAACGTCTCGCAACGCAAGCTCTATGCCGCGATCCTGATGACGCTGAAGGGCACCGTGTGCCTGTATCAGGGGGAAGAACTCGGGTTCACCGAGGCCTACGTCGGCTACGAGGATCTGCAGGACCCCTACGGCAAACGCTTCTGGCCAAAGTTCAAAGGCCGTGACGGATGCCGCACACCGATCGCCTGGAACCGGGACCACCACGGCGGTTTCTCGGATGTGCGACCGTGGTTGCCGGTGGCGCTGGAACACGTTGAAAATGCAGCCTCGTCGCAAGAGCGCGATCCGGGGTCGGTGCTGTCGTTCTACCGCGCCTTTATTGCGTTTCGGCGGACGCAGCCTGCGCTGGCGAAGGGTGATCTGAAGGTCTTGGAGGCTGACGACGACCGCCTGATCTTTCGACGGGAACACGACGGGCAGACCGTCTGGGTCGCCTTCAACCTGACCGATAGCGACATGACCGTGGCGCTGCCCGACGGGAATTGGGACCTGTTGGATGACGCGCCATTCACACATCAAGAAGACGACGACACCGTCGTTCTGCCCGCATGGCAGGGCGCCTTCGCGACGCCGCGACACTAG
- a CDS encoding carbohydrate ABC transporter permease encodes MDNIAGTKSSLTWATHISVVFLVLLWLIPTIGLFVSSFRDRDQISASGWWEAPFAVELTARGRTGTEATQEGGMYVVTGNIYDDPEAQSYFPGGGGEIVAFGTSGRNPGEFPAGEPVDIGDGETLVVNSDGSYEYRSPEDPGDRGQRVYFAAESPPNFTTANYEQVLTADNMDRAFINTLTVTIPATIIPILIAAFAAYALAWMDFPGRGVLIAVVVGLLVVPLQLALVPMLNLHNAIGVGQSFVGIWFAHTAFGMPLAVYLLRNYMVGLPRDIIESAKVDGATDFELFLRIVLPLSLPALAAFSIFQFLWTWNDLLVAKVFLPSDDASKVMTVKIADDLLGSRGGDWGILATAAFVSIAVPLVVFFSMQRFLVRGLLAGSVK; translated from the coding sequence ATGGATAACATTGCTGGAACGAAGTCCTCGCTGACCTGGGCGACGCACATCTCTGTCGTGTTTCTTGTTCTGCTGTGGCTGATCCCGACCATCGGTCTGTTCGTGTCGTCCTTTCGGGATCGTGACCAGATCTCTGCATCGGGTTGGTGGGAAGCGCCTTTTGCGGTTGAACTGACAGCGCGCGGACGCACCGGGACAGAAGCAACGCAGGAGGGCGGGATGTATGTCGTGACCGGCAACATCTACGACGACCCCGAGGCGCAAAGTTACTTCCCCGGCGGCGGTGGAGAGATCGTGGCCTTCGGCACCTCTGGCCGCAACCCCGGCGAGTTTCCGGCGGGGGAACCGGTGGATATCGGTGACGGTGAAACACTGGTTGTCAACAGTGATGGGTCTTACGAATACCGCTCACCCGAGGATCCCGGCGACCGGGGGCAGCGGGTGTATTTCGCGGCTGAGAGCCCGCCCAACTTCACGACCGCGAACTATGAGCAGGTGCTGACGGCGGACAATATGGATCGCGCGTTCATCAACACGCTGACGGTGACGATCCCGGCGACGATCATCCCGATCCTGATTGCGGCCTTCGCGGCCTATGCCTTGGCTTGGATGGATTTCCCCGGACGGGGTGTCTTGATCGCCGTGGTCGTGGGGCTGCTGGTTGTACCGCTGCAACTGGCTCTGGTGCCGATGCTGAACCTGCACAACGCCATCGGGGTGGGGCAGTCTTTCGTGGGCATCTGGTTCGCGCATACGGCATTTGGTATGCCGCTGGCCGTGTATCTGCTGCGCAACTACATGGTCGGCCTGCCGCGCGACATTATTGAAAGCGCCAAGGTCGATGGGGCCACCGACTTCGAGCTGTTCCTGCGCATCGTGCTGCCGCTGTCTTTGCCCGCGTTGGCTGCGTTCAGCATCTTCCAGTTCCTGTGGACGTGGAACGATCTGCTTGTCGCCAAGGTTTTCCTGCCGTCCGATGACGCAAGCAAGGTGATGACGGTGAAGATTGCAGACGATCTTCTCGGCTCGCGCGGCGGCGACTGGGGCATCCTGGCCACTGCCGCTTTCGTGTCCATCGCGGTGCCGCTGGTCGTGTTCTTCTCAATGCAGCGCTTCCTTGTGCGTGGCTTGCTGGCGGGGTCGGTCAAGTAA
- a CDS encoding carbohydrate ABC transporter permease gives MPVILQGLITILVGVGGCVGYFYFSNLLLDKVIFPAKGENIGRNINRANAVRPWLFLFPAVFVLGLYLVYPVIGSFIRSLYGRNPDDFVGLGNYMSLAQSSDFRVSFFNNFLWVIVVPALSTFFGLLVAQLTDKLSWGNFAKSLIFMPMAISFVGASLIWKFVYANDGDIGLINAIRGVFGFDNPIDVLQIPFWNNLFLMVILVWIQTGFAMVILSAALRGIPEETIEAAILDGANPWQLFFKIKVPQIMGTIVVVWTTITILVLKVFDIVYTMTGGNFGTEILPSYMMDFMFRDDGRATAIAFIIMLVVLPVMIWNIREARKEMR, from the coding sequence ATGCCTGTCATCCTACAGGGATTGATCACGATTCTGGTCGGGGTAGGGGGATGCGTCGGCTACTTCTACTTTTCGAACCTTCTGCTGGATAAGGTCATCTTCCCGGCCAAGGGCGAGAACATCGGTCGCAATATCAACCGCGCCAATGCCGTGCGGCCCTGGCTGTTCCTGTTCCCGGCGGTCTTCGTTCTGGGCCTGTATCTGGTCTATCCGGTTATCGGCTCTTTCATCCGCTCGCTCTACGGGCGGAACCCGGACGATTTCGTCGGCCTCGGCAACTACATGTCCTTGGCGCAATCATCCGACTTCCGGGTGTCGTTCTTCAACAACTTCCTGTGGGTCATCGTCGTGCCCGCGCTGTCGACCTTCTTCGGCCTTCTGGTCGCGCAACTGACTGACAAGCTCAGCTGGGGCAACTTCGCGAAATCGCTGATCTTCATGCCGATGGCGATCAGCTTCGTGGGCGCCTCGCTGATCTGGAAGTTCGTCTATGCCAACGACGGTGACATCGGCCTGATCAACGCGATCCGGGGTGTTTTCGGCTTCGACAATCCCATCGACGTGTTGCAGATCCCGTTCTGGAACAACCTGTTCCTGATGGTAATCCTTGTGTGGATCCAGACAGGCTTTGCCATGGTCATCCTGTCCGCCGCCCTGCGAGGTATCCCCGAAGAAACCATCGAGGCCGCCATCCTGGACGGCGCAAACCCGTGGCAGTTGTTCTTCAAGATCAAGGTGCCGCAGATCATGGGCACGATCGTGGTGGTCTGGACGACGATCACGATCCTTGTGCTGAAAGTCTTTGACATCGTCTACACGATGACCGGAGGCAATTTCGGGACTGAAATCCTGCCCAGTTACATGATGGACTTCATGTTCCGCGACGACGGACGCGCGACCGCCATCGCCTTCATCATCATGCTCGTGGTGCTGCCGGTGATGATCTGGAACATCCGTGAAGCCCGCAAGGAGATGCGCTGA
- a CDS encoding ABC transporter substrate-binding protein produces the protein MKTTALYAGAAVMALTAGMANAQMVFEKGEGAFSWDSLEEFAANNDFSGETVDITGPWTGNDAELVNSVIDYFEDATGASVNYSGSDSFEQDIVISTQANSAPNIAAFPQPGLLADLAGSGAITPLGEETASWIAENYAAGQSWVDLASFEGEDGETQLMAFPYKIDVKSLVWYVPEQFEEAGYDVPESYEDLKALTEQMAADDVTPWCIGLGSGAATGWPATDWVEDLMLRTVTPEQYDAWVANELAFDSSEVTNAIAEYGYFLQDGFVNGGREAAATTDFRDAPGGLFQFPPECMMHKQATFIPTFFPEGTEVGTDVDFFYFPAPSEGDLGQPVLGGGTMFAVTNDSEATQGFIEFLQLPLAHEIWAAQGGLLTPHTGINPEVFASDTARATNDILLNATTFRFDGSDLMPGEIGAGAFWTQMVEFTTGSQDAEATGAAIQERWDNLQN, from the coding sequence ATGAAAACCACCGCACTTTATGCAGGCGCTGCCGTAATGGCGCTGACCGCTGGAATGGCGAACGCCCAGATGGTGTTCGAAAAAGGCGAAGGCGCGTTCAGCTGGGATAGTCTGGAAGAGTTCGCCGCGAACAACGACTTCTCTGGCGAGACCGTTGACATCACCGGCCCGTGGACGGGCAACGACGCCGAGCTTGTGAACTCTGTCATCGACTATTTCGAAGATGCGACCGGCGCGTCCGTCAACTACTCTGGCTCCGACAGTTTCGAGCAGGACATTGTGATCTCGACGCAGGCGAATTCCGCCCCGAACATCGCCGCCTTCCCGCAGCCTGGCTTGCTGGCTGACCTGGCCGGTAGCGGCGCGATCACGCCGCTGGGCGAAGAGACTGCCAGCTGGATCGCCGAGAACTACGCCGCCGGCCAATCCTGGGTCGATCTGGCATCGTTCGAGGGCGAGGATGGTGAGACGCAGCTGATGGCGTTTCCCTACAAGATCGACGTGAAGTCGCTGGTCTGGTACGTGCCCGAGCAGTTCGAAGAGGCTGGCTATGACGTGCCCGAGTCCTACGAGGACCTGAAGGCGCTCACCGAGCAGATGGCCGCTGACGATGTGACCCCGTGGTGCATCGGTCTGGGTTCCGGCGCCGCCACAGGCTGGCCCGCGACCGACTGGGTCGAAGACCTGATGCTGCGCACCGTGACGCCTGAGCAGTACGACGCGTGGGTCGCCAACGAGCTGGCGTTCGACAGCTCCGAGGTCACGAACGCCATCGCGGAATACGGTTACTTCCTGCAGGACGGTTTCGTGAATGGCGGGCGTGAAGCTGCGGCCACGACCGATTTCCGCGACGCCCCCGGTGGCCTGTTCCAGTTCCCGCCAGAGTGCATGATGCACAAGCAGGCGACCTTCATTCCGACCTTCTTCCCCGAAGGTACGGAAGTCGGCACGGACGTGGACTTCTTCTACTTCCCCGCCCCGTCCGAAGGTGATCTGGGTCAGCCCGTCTTGGGTGGCGGCACCATGTTCGCCGTGACCAACGACAGCGAAGCGACACAGGGCTTCATCGAGTTCCTGCAACTGCCCTTGGCGCACGAAATTTGGGCCGCTCAGGGTGGTCTGCTGACGCCGCACACGGGCATCAACCCCGAGGTCTTCGCCTCTGACACCGCGCGTGCGACCAATGACATCCTGCTGAACGCCACCACGTTCCGCTTCGACGGCTCTGACCTGATGCCGGGCGAAATTGGTGCGGGCGCGTTCTGGACGCAGATGGTCGAGTTCACGACCGGAAGCCAGGACGCCGAAGCCACCGGCGCGGCGATCCAGGAGCGTTGGGACAACCTGCAGAACTAA
- a CDS encoding GH1 family beta-glucosidase, with protein sequence MFSHTRQDFPSDFLFGAATSSYQIEGHAQGGAGRTHWDDFAQTPGNIADGTDGAVACDHLNRWPEDLDLMRDANFDVYRFSTSWARVMPEGRGPVNEAGLDFYDKLVDGMLERGLKPAATLYHWELPSALNDLGGWRNRDVAGWFADFTQVVMERIGDRVWSAAPINEPWCVGFMSHFLGHHAPGLRDIRATARAMHHVLLAHGRSTEVMRGLGMSNLGAVCNFEYAVPADGSPEAAAATRTYDGYYNRFFISGLMNKSYPADVMEGLGAHMPDNYQDDFDLIGQPLDWVGLNYYTRKRIAAAPGPWPHLEEVPGSLPKTQLGWEIYPEGLHAFLKRVHDGYTRGLPLYVTENGMAWNDKLVNGAVKDDKRIDYLDTHLTQVKRAIDEGIPVKGYFTWSLLDNYEWSEGYVPRFGIVHVDYASQTRTPKASYLALQKALAQ encoded by the coding sequence ATGTTCAGCCATACGCGCCAAGATTTCCCCAGCGACTTCCTGTTCGGGGCGGCCACGTCTTCCTACCAGATCGAGGGGCACGCCCAAGGCGGCGCGGGACGCACCCATTGGGACGACTTCGCGCAAACACCGGGCAACATCGCCGACGGCACCGACGGCGCGGTCGCCTGCGACCACCTGAACCGCTGGCCCGAAGACCTTGACCTGATGCGCGACGCCAATTTCGACGTTTACCGCTTCTCAACGTCATGGGCGCGCGTGATGCCAGAGGGGCGCGGCCCGGTAAACGAGGCGGGCCTCGACTTCTACGACAAGCTGGTCGACGGCATGCTGGAACGTGGCCTGAAGCCCGCCGCGACGCTCTATCATTGGGAACTACCCTCTGCGCTGAACGACCTTGGCGGTTGGCGCAACCGCGACGTAGCAGGCTGGTTCGCGGACTTCACGCAAGTGGTGATGGAGCGCATCGGCGACCGTGTCTGGTCCGCCGCCCCCATCAACGAACCATGGTGCGTCGGCTTCATGTCCCACTTCCTTGGCCACCACGCCCCCGGCCTGCGCGACATCCGCGCCACCGCCCGCGCCATGCACCACGTGCTGCTCGCCCATGGACGGTCGACCGAAGTGATGCGCGGCTTGGGCATGTCGAACCTCGGCGCGGTCTGCAATTTCGAATATGCCGTGCCCGCCGACGGCAGTCCAGAGGCCGCTGCCGCGACCCGCACCTATGATGGCTACTACAACCGCTTCTTCATTTCCGGGCTGATGAACAAATCCTATCCGGCGGACGTGATGGAAGGCCTTGGCGCCCACATGCCCGACAACTATCAGGACGACTTCGACCTGATCGGCCAACCGCTCGATTGGGTCGGTCTGAACTACTACACGCGCAAACGCATCGCCGCCGCCCCCGGCCCGTGGCCGCATCTAGAAGAGGTGCCCGGATCGCTGCCGAAGACGCAGCTGGGCTGGGAAATCTATCCCGAAGGCCTGCATGCCTTCCTCAAACGCGTCCACGACGGCTACACCCGCGGCCTGCCCCTTTACGTGACCGAGAACGGCATGGCGTGGAACGACAAGCTGGTGAACGGCGCGGTGAAGGACGACAAGCGCATCGATTATCTGGACACCCACCTGACCCAAGTGAAGCGCGCCATCGACGAAGGCATCCCGGTGAAGGGCTATTTCACGTGGTCCCTGCTGGACAATTACGAGTGGTCCGAAGGTTACGTGCCCCGGTTCGGCATCGTTCATGTGGACTACGCGAGCCAGACTCGCACGCCGAAAGCCTCCTATCTGGCATTGCAAAAGGCGCTGGCCCAATGA
- a CDS encoding glucokinase: MTVALVSDVGGTNTRVALARDGVVDAATTRRFRNADHSGLSEIYTVFLSAHDVTCDGACIALAGPVMDGVGELTNLGWRYDRDALSDCTGAGTVALLNDLQAQGHAVPVLSRDSLVPLIPGPDGEDHNAKLVIGCGTGFNAVPVFRTDTGRYVPPCESGHTTFPVLSADDWSLAQHVAPHHGFPGVEDVLSGRGIERVYDWASGGARKTSAEVMAAIADGSDSAAVKTATAFSRALGRVAGDLALTHLPFGGVYLVGGMASAMRPYLSRYGFTEAFRGKGRFSGFMEQFAVWGVEDDYAALTGCARHVDSLMDRPQ, translated from the coding sequence ATGACCGTCGCGCTAGTCTCCGACGTGGGCGGCACAAACACCCGCGTGGCATTGGCGCGCGACGGCGTGGTCGACGCCGCCACCACCCGCCGCTTCCGTAATGCAGACCACAGCGGGTTGTCGGAAATCTACACGGTTTTCCTGTCAGCTCACGACGTGACTTGCGACGGCGCTTGCATCGCATTGGCCGGTCCGGTGATGGACGGCGTCGGAGAACTGACCAACCTTGGCTGGCGCTACGACCGCGACGCGCTGTCGGACTGCACGGGTGCGGGCACGGTCGCGCTTCTGAACGACCTGCAAGCACAGGGCCACGCGGTTCCAGTCTTGTCCCGCGACAGCCTTGTACCTCTGATCCCCGGTCCGGACGGGGAGGATCACAATGCCAAGCTGGTCATCGGCTGCGGCACCGGCTTCAACGCCGTCCCGGTCTTCCGAACCGACACTGGCCGCTACGTGCCGCCCTGTGAAAGCGGCCACACGACCTTTCCAGTCCTGTCCGCCGACGATTGGAGCCTTGCGCAACACGTCGCTCCGCACCACGGCTTTCCGGGGGTCGAGGATGTGCTCTCGGGGCGCGGGATCGAACGGGTCTATGACTGGGCATCGGGCGGTGCACGCAAGACTTCGGCAGAGGTCATGGCCGCCATCGCGGATGGATCAGACTCGGCGGCGGTGAAAACAGCCACGGCGTTCAGCCGGGCCTTAGGCCGCGTGGCCGGAGATCTGGCCCTCACTCATCTGCCCTTCGGCGGCGTTTACCTTGTCGGCGGCATGGCCAGCGCGATGCGCCCCTATCTGTCGCGCTACGGCTTCACCGAAGCCTTCCGTGGAAAGGGGCGCTTTTCGGGCTTCATGGAGCAGTTCGCGGTGTGGGGCGTCGAAGACGACTATGCTGCCCTGACCGGTTGCGCACGGCACGTGGACTCTTTGATGGATCGCCCGCAATAG
- a CDS encoding FMN-binding glutamate synthase family protein, with protein MFKWLPFDTSRIGSLERFGGLVVVAVLAVLSLVAAVLDGGWWWVPTLVLIALTVMGIQDLIQTHHAILRNYPVLGHIRFFFEKIRPEIRQYFIESDQDEEPFSREDRSIVYQRSKSEEAARPFGTKKSVYEGGYAWMTHSIVPTHLSEQDFRVRIGGPDCAQPYDASLYNVSAMSFGSLSGAAIEAINKGAARGGFAQDTGEGGISKYHRNGGDLIWEIGSGYFGCRTDDGRFDPAKFKAQASDRQVKMIEIKLSQGAKPGHGGMLPAAKITEEIAEARGVPMGKDCVSPAGHKEFSTPIELCEFIAELRDLSGGKPVGFKLCIGHRREFMGIVKAMLETDIYPDFIVVDGTEGGTGAAPLEFANHVGMPLTEALTFVHNTLRGADIRDRIRIGASGKLIHAFDIARAFALGADWCNSARGFMFSVGCIQAQACHTNHCPTGVTTQDPLRQRALVVPEKAERVANFHRNTMKALKEMTEAAGLDDPRDFLPYHFMKREGDGSMVEASDVWSYLPLGFLIRDVGFDDDVFRRRWDRASADTFKPPEPGGRVQTKRDVDSPAQAAE; from the coding sequence ATGTTCAAATGGTTGCCCTTCGATACCTCTCGCATCGGCTCGTTGGAACGGTTCGGCGGGCTTGTCGTCGTCGCGGTCCTGGCCGTTCTGTCGCTGGTCGCCGCCGTATTGGACGGGGGCTGGTGGTGGGTGCCCACGCTGGTGCTGATCGCGCTGACGGTCATGGGCATTCAGGATCTGATTCAGACGCACCACGCAATCCTGCGCAACTATCCGGTGCTGGGGCACATCCGCTTCTTCTTCGAAAAAATCCGCCCCGAGATCCGCCAATACTTTATCGAATCCGATCAGGACGAAGAGCCGTTCAGCCGCGAGGACCGCTCCATCGTCTATCAGCGGTCCAAGTCGGAAGAGGCCGCGCGTCCCTTCGGGACCAAGAAGTCGGTGTATGAGGGCGGTTATGCCTGGATGACCCACTCCATCGTGCCGACACACCTGTCCGAACAGGACTTCCGCGTGCGGATCGGCGGGCCAGACTGCGCGCAACCCTATGACGCATCGCTGTATAACGTATCGGCCATGAGCTTCGGCTCGCTGTCCGGCGCCGCGATCGAGGCGATCAACAAGGGCGCCGCGCGGGGCGGGTTCGCGCAGGACACGGGCGAGGGCGGGATCAGCAAATATCACCGCAACGGCGGCGATCTGATCTGGGAAATCGGATCAGGCTATTTCGGTTGCCGCACCGATGACGGGCGCTTCGATCCCGCGAAATTCAAGGCGCAGGCCAGCGACAGACAGGTCAAGATGATCGAGATCAAGCTGAGCCAAGGGGCCAAGCCGGGCCATGGCGGCATGCTGCCCGCCGCGAAGATCACCGAAGAGATCGCTGAAGCGCGCGGTGTGCCGATGGGCAAAGACTGCGTCTCGCCAGCCGGTCACAAGGAGTTCTCGACGCCGATCGAGTTGTGCGAGTTCATCGCCGAGTTGCGTGATCTTTCTGGTGGCAAGCCTGTGGGCTTCAAGCTGTGCATTGGCCACAGGCGTGAGTTCATGGGCATTGTGAAGGCGATGCTGGAAACGGACATTTATCCCGACTTTATCGTTGTGGACGGCACCGAAGGCGGCACGGGTGCCGCTCCGCTGGAGTTCGCGAACCATGTCGGCATGCCGCTGACAGAGGCGCTGACCTTCGTGCACAACACCCTGCGTGGCGCGGACATACGCGACCGCATCCGCATCGGCGCGTCGGGCAAGCTGATCCACGCGTTTGACATCGCGCGGGCCTTCGCGCTGGGGGCCGATTGGTGCAATTCCGCGCGAGGCTTCATGTTCTCGGTCGGCTGCATTCAGGCGCAGGCCTGCCACACGAACCACTGCCCGACCGGCGTGACCACGCAGGACCCGCTGCGCCAGCGCGCGCTTGTGGTGCCCGAAAAGGCAGAGCGGGTGGCGAATTTCCACCGCAACACGATGAAGGCGCTGAAAGAGATGACAGAGGCCGCCGGCCTCGACGATCCGCGCGACTTCCTGCCATATCACTTCATGAAGCGCGAAGGCGACGGGTCCATGGTCGAGGCGTCGGATGTCTGGAGCTATCTGCCCCTTGGCTTCCTGATCCGCGACGTGGGCTTCGACGACGATGTCTTCCGCCGTCGCTGGGACCGCGCGTCTGCCGATACATTTAAGCCGCCAGAGCCCGGTGGCCGCGTACAGACCAAACGCGATGTGGACAGCCCGGCGCAGGCGGCGGAGTAG